A single genomic interval of Astyanax mexicanus isolate ESR-SI-001 chromosome 4, AstMex3_surface, whole genome shotgun sequence harbors:
- the LOC111188803 gene encoding uncharacterized protein LOC111188803 yields MASSIRWASGRLIEAEVADEMIGLINELIQEASNQHQPSFPGFTVPRRAGHVGRSVCQITQQQLQMLLSFNFSGKQIANILGVSRSTVKRRLRQYNLSFRGRYTTLSDEALDSSVLEIVSANDEIGPEAVRAQLAGEGILVQRLRVRKSVIRTNPEGAALRTMSHRLHRRTYKVAGPNSLWHVDGNHKLIRWRIVIHGGVDGYSRLVVFLQASNNNRSDTVMDLFIGAVSQYGVPSRVRCDHGGENNGMCLFMDIFQGSSRGSALRGRSTHNQRIERLWSDVWRGVTNVYYSLFAWLENEGKLDSSNEMHMWALHFVYLPRINRDLRLFINQWNHHKLRTAHMSPHQIFVQACLSQHLQHHTGIQGLFGADEQPEAEGGEAGAAAAEGGEAGAAAAEGGEAGAAAAEGGEAGAAAAEGGEAGAAAAEGGQAGAAAAEGGEAGAAAAEGGQAGAAAAEGGQAGAAAAEGGEARVPAFDWHQTVDVPVNRFILNGEQLEHIRQNINPLGGARDSLGTDIFEQILNYLS; encoded by the exons ATGGCCTCAAGCATTCGCTGGGCCAGTGGGCGACTCATTGAAGCCGAAGTGGCTGATGAAATGATTGGGCTCATCAATGAGTTAATTCAGGAAGCCAGCAATCAACATCAACCTT CTTTTCCTGGTTTCACTGTACCTCGAAGGGCAGGACATGTGGGAAGATCAGTGTGTCAAATAACACAACAGCAGCTGCAGATGTTACTATCATTTAACTTTTCTGGCAAACAGATTGCAAACATATTGGGTGTATCAAGAAGCACAGTGAAGCGACGGTTAAG ACAGTACAATCTATCATTTCGGGGTCGTTACACAACTCTATCAGATGAAGCACTTGACAGCAGTGTGCTGGAGATTGTCTCTGCCAATGACGAAATAGGACCTGAAGCTGTTAGGGCTCAGCTTGCTGGTGAAGGCATCCTAGTCCAGAGACTACGTGTGCGGAAAAGTGTAATCAGGACTAATCCTGAAGGTGCTGCTCTTCGGACAATGTCCCACAGGCTTCACAGAAGAACATACAAAGTGGCAGGACCAAATTCACTGTGGCATGTAGATGGAAATCATAAACTCATTAG GTGGAGAATTGTGATCCATGGAGGTGTTGATGGGTACAGCAGACTTGTGGTTTTCCTACAAGCTTCAAACAACAATAGAAGTGACACTGTTATGGACCTGTTTATTGGAGCAGTCAGCCAGTATGGTGTCCCTTCAAGGGTCAGATGTGACCATGGAGGGGAAAACAATGGAATGTGTCTCTTCATGGATATCTTCCAAGGCTCAAGCAGGGGAAGTGCTTTACGAGGGAGGAGCACTCATAACCAGCGCATTGAGAGACtatggagtgatgtgtggagaggtGTTACAAACGTCTATTATTCATTGTTTGCATGGCTGGAGAATGAAGGAAAATTGGACTCCAGTAATGAAATGCACATGTGGGCTCTTCATTTTGTTTATCTCCCTCGGATAAACCGTGATCTCAGATTGTTCATTAATCAGTGGAACCACCACAAGCTGAGAACTGCCCACATGTCACCGCATCAGATTTTTGTGCAAGCTTGTTTGTCACAACATTTGCAACATCACACTGGCATTCAAGGCCTCTTTGGAGCAGATGAACAGCCAGAAGCGGAGGGCGGCGAGGCAGGGGCAGCCGCAGCGGAGGGCGGCGAGGCAGGGGCAGCCGCAGCGGAGGGCGGCGAGGCAGGGGCAGCCGCAGCGGAGGGCGGCGAGGCAGGGGCAGCCGCAGCGGAGGGCGGCGAGGCAGGGGCAGCCGCAGCGGAGGGCGGCCAGGCAGGGGCAGCCGCAGCGGAGGGCGGCGAGGCAGGGGCAGCCGCAGCGGAGGGCGGCCAGGCAGGGGCAGCCGCAGCGGAGGGCGGCCAGGCAGGGGCAGCCGCAGCGGAGGGCGGCGAGGCAAGAGTGCCTGCCTTTGACTGGCATCAAACAGTGGATGTCCCTGTGAATCGGTTTATACTCAATGGAGAACAATTGGAACACATCAGGCAAAACATAAATCCTTTGGGGGGTGCAAGAGACAGTTTAGGAACTGATATTTTTGAACAGATACTTAACTACCTGTCTTGA
- the LOC125801403 gene encoding G2/M phase-specific E3 ubiquitin-protein ligase-like isoform X2 yields the protein MPEAAFIEKIREEFPAVQGDFCLFRVDRQRRIHRLELTSVCPAAIKACSVLRRSAVYIRKMINSADTLDDAREAVSETAEELALMGALRHLRSLEHRKELMEAVLQFYCEGRINAALTQFKDGLTTLGVLQMVTSHPQAFEKVFLYDPAPLKASDIVELFHARCRSLPASNRRRLEARTIAFWKDWLLEVEGGLAHPITLEHVLIFATGLQRIPAVGFPMQPELAFLHPDDGLARFPKANTCSLVLHLPVGQTYTEFKNNMELGLGCASQFGEA from the exons ATGCCAGAAGCTGCTTttattgaaaaaataagagaagaatTTCCTGCTGTACAAGGTGACTTTTGCCTTTTCAGAGTTGACAGACAGAGGAGAATCCACCGACTGGAGCTTACTTCAGTCTGTCCGGCTGCTATAAAAGCCTGTTCTGTGCTAAGAAGATCAGCCGTTTACATCAGAAAAATG ATAAACAGTGCAGATACGCTTGATGATGCCAGGGAGGCTGTTAGTGAAACTGCTGAAGAGTTGGCGCTGATGGGAGCTCTACGGCACCTCAGATCCTTGGAGCACAGGAAGGAGTTGATGGAAGCTGTTCTTCAGTTTTACTGTGAAGGCCGAATCAATGCAGCCCTCACACA ATTTAAAGATGGACTGACTACACTTGGGGTCCTTCAGATGGTAACCTCACACCCTCAAGCTTTTGAAAAAGTCTTTCTTTACGACCCAGCGCCACTGAAGGCCAGCGATATTGTGGAACTTTTCCATGCCAGGTGTCGATCTTTGCCAGCATCAAACCGAAGGCGGTTGGAAGCCAGGACCATTGCCTTCTGGAAAGATTGGCTCCTAGAGGTTGAAG GTGGACTTGCCCATCCAATAACTCTTGAGCATGTGCTCATTTTTGCCACTGGCCTTCAACGAATCCCAGCAGTGGGTTTTCCAATGCAGCCAGAGCTGGCATTTTTGCACCCAGATGATGGACTAGCGAGGTTTCCAAAGGCCAACACATGTTCACTGGTTCTTCACTTACCTGTAGGCCAGACTTACACTGAATTCAAAAATAACATGGAGCTTGGACTAGGCTGTGCTTCCCAGTTTGGGGAGGCCTGa
- the LOC125801403 gene encoding uncharacterized protein LOC125801403 isoform X1 gives MVIQFKYPDGGLKRRCFLPSQLFQDLVAFAGNVDMASEIFSLQKAMSPISILSTQRGSLADNGITAQCTLYILWMSGDEVENIISNSSIACGPFPGAPSTTFSTAPSPPTTITTCSPAPSSPIPAPIFSPAPSPPTTITTISPAPSSPIAAPIFSPAPSPSQSPSFSPSSPDQEDIEEAFDISAALQTLKARVYHLAPTANQINVLRDEEFECALRAFNRPTFDPESKLDIVFIDEDGRGEGAVDDGGPTREFCRLLMGKLQGHQIFEGPPEERTLALDSIALHTNTYKSVGQMLSVA, from the exons ATGGTCATTCAGTTTAAATATCCTGATGGTGGCTTAAAAAGGAGGTGCTTCCTACCAAGTCAGCTATTTCAG GATTTAGTTGCCTTTGCAGGTAATGTAGACATGGCCAGTGAAATATTTTCACTCCAGAAAGCTATGTCTCCTATCTCAATCCTGAGTACCCAAAGAGGTTCACTAGCAGACAATGGAATCACTGCACAGTGTACTTTGTACATTCTGTGGATGTCAGGGGATGAAGTGGAG AATATTATATCAAATTCATCCATAGCATGTGGCCCATTCCCAGGTGCACCATCTACCACCTTTTCTACTGCTCCTTCTCCGCCCACCACGATCACCACCTGTTCTCCTGCCCCCTCTTCACCCATCCCAGCCCCCATATTTTCTCCTGCTCCTTCTCCACCCACCACAATCACCACCATTTCTCCTGCTCCCTCTTCACCCATTGCAGCCCCCATATTTTCTCCTGCTCCTTCTCCATCCCAGAGTCCTTCATTCAGTCCATCAAGCCCAGACCAGGAGGATATTGAAGA AGCTTTTGACATTTCTGCTGCACTGCAGACTCTGAAGGCAAGGGTTTACCATCTTGCTCCTACTGCCAATCAAATAAACGTTCTTCGTGATGAAGAGTTTGAATGTGCTCTAAGAGCTTTCAACAGGCCAACCTTTGACCCGGAGTCAAAACTAGACATCGTCTTCATTGATGAGGATGGTCGAGGAGAAGGGGCCGTAGATGATGGTGGGCCTACCAGAGAGTTTTGCAGACTGCTTATGGGAAAACTACAAGGGCACCAAATATTTGAAGGGCCTCCAGAAGAACGCACCCTTGCACTTGACAGCATTG CACTTCACACCAACACCTACAAAAGCGTGGGACAGATGTTGTCTGTTGCCTGA
- the LOC111196147 gene encoding zinc finger protein 239-like, whose protein sequence is MEKHHHSVKSFTKQSNLKKKQCIHTGEKLYQCSACGKSFNQQSHLKKHQRIHTGEKPYYCSDCGKSFTQQSHLKKHQRIHTGEKPYCCLDCGKTFTEKSALKKHQHIHTGEKPYHCSDCGKSFTQQSHLKKHQRIHTGEKPYCCSDCGKRFTQQSNLRKHQRIHTGEKPYHCSDCGKSFTEQSSLKNHQRIHTGEKPYYCSDCGKSFTEQSTLKKHQRIHTGEKPYYCSDCGKSFTEQSSLKNHQRIHTGEKPYYCSDCGKSFTEQSSLKNHQRIHTGEKPYYCSDCGKSFTEQGALKKHQRIHTGEKPYYCSDCGKSFTDQGNLKKHQRIHTEEKTPSMQLKVQIVNLSDRTPYPTQMFHLGHVPPETNMN, encoded by the coding sequence atggagaaacatcaccactctgtcaagagttttactaaacagagtaatctcaaaaaaaaacagtgcattcacacaggagagaaactgtatcagtgCTCAgcctgtggaaagagttttaatcaacagagtcatctcaaaaaacaccagcgcattcacacaggagagaaaccgtattactgctcagactgtggaaagagttttactcaacagagtcatctcaaaaaacaccagcgcattcacacaggagagaaaccatattgctGCTTAGACTGTGGAAAGACTTTTACTGAAAagagtgctctcaaaaaacaccagcacattcacacaggagagaaaccgtatcactgctcagactgtgggaagagttttactcaacagagtcatctcaaaaaacaccagcgcattcacacaggagagaaaccgtattgctgctcagactgtgggaagagatttactcaacagagtaatctccgaaaacatcagcgcattcacacaggagagaaaccgtatcactgctcagactgtgggaagagttttactgaacagagtagtctcaaaaatcaccagcgcattcacacaggagagaaaccgtattactgctcagactgtgggaagagttttactgaacagagtactctcaaaaaacaccagcgcattcacacaggagagaaaccgtattactgctcagactgtgggaagagttttactgaacagagtagtctcaaaaatcaccagcgcattcacacaggagagaaaccgtattactgctcagactgtgggaagagttttactgaacagagtagtctcaaaaatcaccagcgcattcacacaggagagaaaccgtattactgctcagactgtgggaagagttttactgaacagggggctctcaaaaaacaccagcgcattcacacaggagagaaaccgtattactgctcagactgtgggaagagttttactgaccagggtaatctcaaaaaacaccagcgcattcacacagaagagaaaACTCCATCcatgcaattaaaagtgcaaatcgtaaatctttcagacagaacaccttatcctacacaaatgtttcacttgggacacgttccaccagaaacaaacatgaactga